In one window of Brachyhypopomus gauderio isolate BG-103 chromosome 16, BGAUD_0.2, whole genome shotgun sequence DNA:
- the LOC143477411 gene encoding uncharacterized protein LOC143477411 has product MSLLEAKVFSVLEIFVQATVRNMSRVMDESLFPKFKSNDYLTASVEFKDQLKCVLEKQVKEAAEKICRLFSEASTCLHLQLTQTQVTQEDLKRKQKLVVNRRKVTPPGTGGVHIIPSSSPSSLTEPITRVLEERMSPVSRGSREEGNAVIHTPGCLIPPVHRFPKIIDQEEGSEQCSENAVRDTKPKINDKDENICSAEQADADVRKETNAITALSNARESKHRKTRVSYWPRKCKFSCKNCKRTFSKLIHLKAHQALHAAVERPFKCPQCGMSFIKKHILVDHQKLHAGPYICSRCGKTFVHLPLLQDHERLHHMKKRPDGKPGGRPYRRSARSAEKIHICGTCGKSFACLSNLSRHQKIHTGEKPFTCATCGRSFNQLTTLRSHERTHTGERPFVCDSCGRRFGQAGGLRLHRGGRRAGQRGFGCVACGLEVPCADALRAHHRTHAGDPSASCRVCGEAVGFLGSLHAHQSRHGGGRSHGCRVCGKSFRSAGGLKVHERTHTGERPYGCSVCGRTFTQQNSLKSHQLSHTGERPFCCNVCAKRFSSAGNLRRHERVHTGQKPYSCNICLRSFTQLNTLRAHMYVHTGEKRYTCDKCGRSFGYQRNLKSHKCAYIDV; this is encoded by the exons ATGTCGCTTTTGGAGGCAAAGGTGTTCTCCGTTTTGGAGATATTTGTTCAGGCCACTGTACGAAATATGTCCAGAGTTATGGATGAGTCGTTGTTTCCGAAGTTTAAATCAAACGATTATCTGACAGCATCAGTGGAGTTTAAG GATCAGCTGAAGTGTGTCTTAGAAAAGCAGGTGAAGGAAGCAGCCGAGAAGATTTGCCGGCTTTTCAGTGAAGCTTCCACATGTTTACACCTGCAGTTAACTCAAACTCAGGTGACACAGGAGGACCTGAAGAGGAAACAGAAGCTAGTGGTGAACAGGAGGAAGGTTACACCACCAGGGACAGGAGGAGTTCATATAATACCCTCCAGTTCTCCAAGTAGTTTGACTGAGCCGATCACTCGAG TTCTTGAGGAGCGAATGTCTCCTGTGTCACGAGGCAGTAGAGAAGAGGGGAACGCTGTTATTCACACGCCTGGCTGTCTGATTCCTCCAGTTCATCGG TTCCCCAAAATCATTGATCAAGAAGAGGGGTCAGAACAGTGCTCAGAGAATGCTGTCCGTGATACAAAACCCAAGATAAATGACAAAGACGAAAATATCTGCAGTGCAGAACAAGCTGATGCTGACGTCCGGAAGGAAACAAATGCAATTACAGCTTTAAGTAACGCAAGGGAGTCAAAGCACAGAAAGACGCGGGTCAGCTATTGGCCCAGAAAATGCAAGTTCAGTTGTAAGAACTGCAAAAGGACTTTCAGCAAGCTGATCCACCTTAAAGCACACCAGGCTCTCCATGCAGCTGTGGAGAGACCATTTAAATGTCCACAGTGTGGTATGAGCTTCATAAAGAAACACATATTAGTGGACCATCAGAAGCTCCACGCTGGACCTTATATCTGCTCACGCTGCGGCAAGACATTTGTTCATCTGCCGCTGCTGCAGGATCATGAAAGACTCCATCATATGAAGAAACGGCCTGACGGGAAACCTGGTGGAAGACCTTACCGCCGCTCGGCCCGCTCGGCGGAGAAGATACACATCTGTGGCACATGTGGCAAGAGCTTTGCCTGTCTGTCCAACCTGTCCCGCCACCAGAAAATCCACACGGGGGAGAAACCGTTCACCTGCGCCACGTGCGGGAGGAGCTTCAACCAGCTCACCACGCTGAGGTCCCACGAGCGAACACACACGGGCGAGCGGCCGTTCGTCTGCGACTCGTGCGGGAGGCGCTTCGGCCAGGCGGGCGGGCTGAGGCTGCACCGCGGCGGGCGGCGGGCGGGCCAGCGCGGCTTCGGCTGCGTGGCGTGCGGCCTGGAGGTGCCGTGCGCCGACGCCCTCCGGGCCCACCACCGGACCCACGCGGGCGACCCGTCCGCGTCGTGCCGCGTGTGCGGCGAGGCCGTCGGGTTCCTCGGCAGCCTGCACGCCCACCAGAGTCGCCACGGCGGCGGACGGTCTCACGGCTGCCGGGTCTGCGGGAAGTCCTTCCGAAGTGCCGGCGGTTTGAAGGTTCACGAGAGGACTCACACCGGGGAGAGGCCGTACGGCTGCTCCGTGTGCGGCAGGACGTTCACGCAGCAAAACAGCCTCAAGTCTCACCAGCTGTCCCACACCGGGGAACGACCCTTCTGTTGTAACGTGTGCGCCAAGCGCTTCTCCTCCGCAGGGAACCTCCGCAGACACGAGCGTGTGCACACCGGCCAGAAGCCTTACAGCTGTAACATCTGCCTGCGCAGTTTTACACAGCTCAACACTCTGAGAGctcacatgtatgttcacacaggagagaaacggTACACTTGTGACAAGTGTGGGAGAAGCTTTGGCTATCAGAGGAACCTAAAAAGCCATAAATGTGCATATATAGACGTATAG
- the LOC143477606 gene encoding uncharacterized protein LOC143477606, whose product MSYELFQSQTTSIMTLLTETAHAEISKVFRCQCAALNSESYDLDRDAASRHKVTQLAAIMELLAKEAVRKICLIFKFCSVKQSKVVESDSGAVFGSTPGVVPHGPANAARLSASGSVHGVSLLNELVVPVTTTLTQQSDIPEHQCPVSHKVNAMTTGSLEQDGCRNQSQISLVSEDTCTPSTNENTANGAADQTSAQPELPKEAFKCNVGETFTKMHHLAQHKQKHSKPAPHTCGQCGKKFRFLRALKKHLLTHEKKKKEARPCRTCGKSFVDLETHKLVHLKVKPHVCGVCGKGFTLECTLQAHVRLHTGEKPYRCETCGRRFTQSSTLNIHRRVHSDEKPWKCGLCEKSFKGRANLQKHQIVHTGEKPHACETCGQRFGHRTNLKRHALNHLGVKPYVCSVCGKSYSQMASLKEHMPMHGTAKAFMCDTCGKTFVYNYALRNHMLTHTGDTRASGSEKNPHRCDVCGKSYSSTYALKTHRRLHSERDPFGCKVCGKIFSSTSGLYAHEQRHAGLAAFTCDVCKKTFVNKAYLKVHALLHTKEKAHKCSFCGKGFSLPNGLKLHTLIHTGEKPHKCDVCGMPFRTVGNLRRHKRVHTGEKPFSCEVCGKSFSQPNNVKAHMQIHTGVKPYSCQKCGKKYAYLRNYNDHKCVPP is encoded by the exons ATGTCTTATGAATTATTTCAGAGTCAAACAACGTCGATAATGACATTGTTAACTGAAACAGCCCACGCTGAAATCTCCAAAGTGTTCAGGTGTCAGTGTGCGGCACTCAACTCTGAAAGTTACGATCTTGATAGAGATGCAGCGTCCCGACACAAGGTG ACACAACTTGCAGCTATTATGGAGCTCCTGGCAAAGGAGGCGGTGAGGAAAATCTGCCTTATATTTAAGTTCTGTTCGGTGAAGCAGTCCAAAGTAGTGGAGTCGGACAGCGGGGCCGTATTTGGGAGCACGCCAGGTGTGGTGCCACACGGTCCGGCCAACGCCGCCAGACTCTCCGCTTCAGGTTCAGTGCACG GCGTGTCTTTGTTGAACGAGCTGGTGGTGCCTGTAACAACTACACTTACACAGCAGTCTGACATCCCAGAACACCAG TGTCCTGTCAGCCACAAGGTCAACGCCATGACAACTGGTTCCTTGGAGCAGGATGGATGCAGAAACCAGTCCCAGATAAGCTTAGTGTCAGAAG ATACGTGCACTCCGTCTACTAATGAGAACACGGCAAATGGAGCGGCTGATCAAACCAGCGCCCAGCCAGAGCTGCCAAAGGAGGCATTTAAATGCAACGTCGGTGAGACTTTTACCAAGATGCATCACCTAGCACAGCACAAGcaaaaacactcaaaaccaGCCCCTCATACCTGCGGCCAGTGTGGCAAGAAATTCAGGTTCCTCCGAGCCCTGAAAAAGCACCTCCTGACCCAcgagaagaaaaagaaggagGCGCGTCCGTGCAGGACGTGCGGGAAGAGCTTCGTGGACCTGGAGACGCACAAGCTCGTCCACCTGAAGGTGAAGCCGCACGTGTGCGGCGTGTGCGGGAAGGGCTTCACCCTGGAGTGCACGCTGCAGGCCCACGTGCGCCTGCACACGGGCGAGAAGCCGTACCGCTGCGAGACGTGCGGCCGGCGCTTCACGCAGTCCAGCACGCTCAACATCCACCGGCGGGTGCACTCGGACGAGAAGCCGTGGAAGTGCGGCCTGTGCGAGAAGAGCTTCAAGGGCCGCGCCAACCTGCAAAAGCACCAGATCGTCCACACCGGGGAGAAGCCGCACGCGTGCGAGACCTGCGGCCAGAGGTTCGGCCACAGGACCAACCTGAAGAGGCATGCACTCAACCACCTGGGAGTGAAGCCGTATGTATGCAGCGTGTGCGGCAAGAGCTACAGTCAGATGGCCTCGCTGAAGGAGCACATGCCCATGCATGGGACAGCAAAGGCCTTCATGTGTGACACGTGTGGGAAGACATTTGTGTACAACTACGCCCTGAGGAACCACATGCTGACGCACACGGGGGACACGCGGGCGTCCGGGTCCGAGAAGAACCCTCATCGCTGCGACGTCTGCGGCAAGAGCTACAGCTCCACGTACGCTCTGAAGACACACCGCAGGCTTCACTCGGAGCGCGACCCGTTCGGCTGCAAGGTGTGCGGGAAGATCTTCAGCAGCACGTCGGGCCTCTACGCCCACGAGCAGCGGCACGCGGGCCTGGCCGCGTTCACGTGCGACGTGTGCAAGAAGACCTTCGTGAACAAAGCCTACCTCAAGGTGCACGCCCTGCTGCACACCAAGGAGAAAGCGCACAAGTGTTCGTTCTGCGGGAAGGGCTTCAGCCTGCCCAACGGCCTCAAACTGCACACGCTCATTCACACGGGCGAAAAACCGCACAAGTGCGACGTTTGCGGCATGCCGTTCCGCACCGTGGGCAACCTGCGACGGCATAAGCGCGTGCACACCGGGGAGAAGCCGTTCAGCTGTGAAGTATGTGGGAAAAGCTTCAGTCAGCCCAATAACGTCAAGGCACACATGCAGATCCACACCGGGGTCAAACCCTACAGCTGTCAGAAATGCGGGAAGAAGTATGCTTATCTTAGGAACTACAATGACCACAAGTGTGTTCCTCCTTGA
- the exoc3l2b gene encoding exocyst complex component 3-like protein 2 yields MPILKNLPARLKGSKSSTELEINHGKLILRKMSLDQNNPFDENGSDEDWAPNNGGSLLDGGAPRDRNPFDDEEDENETNEGRRGGLGKAGSIRGTLERIRGVSPLKTLGKLGKGLRMSGRSKGSGTPSPQGSISSPSPLDKKKKRRRSSEGSLLRMAGRCRESLRKESLPNGDLCSDADSDVTSRRLSFLKIVGRGKQKRESMVERSASPGPEEDSVEEVPEVKPREPLSVLEILQLVTKRDLFLADTHILELEQECKEASSTPAGGTAVEDLTSPSSKDSSRRKAKDVELLYEALQKELWDVVRESLRSPTAGPNLGLVVLVLQQEEQADWDWAVSEGGGQGGPRPRELKKRWKEAVAEAADANLPQHTDVQSGELAAYLNKLRIRMVEDLGAALRNVVSMYPEEYNAFQVYVHSYHLAVTQRLQAITDGELQITDIYSLLDWLYNIYNRDVLETVCITSPINLSQLGPLLPEETVDKLQQDCLNSVRWNVTNKLSQVLDEEEKKWVETLHIEEYQIPLARTVIQRLQEDLDRSTAVNRNLGLRVAQCSLNGLADFLYCFQRKVEMFHEGFLSEFGGNEDGYVAKTIALANCSPPFRDFVARCAQCDPALSEDSSRRACTSLDRIVNLSVRVLSDRLFEHIRPYFDKLVKRKWLSSTEAFEQIVAHIREHFKRFRRLDSSPYQVLVGEVHRRVMTEYVRAIMRGRIICTSLKMRKRMAGRLREEGNHLKTLFKGLESSASWLDSAIPHISEIILLEDTPSIQIEVGVLVREFPDVRKKHVSAILNIRGMTRQMERQEILNIVKDIENCDSLGRLSRDRALFAEVPVTSEVHCLNVGLSRVALAVSSWFSVLRGRRSRTPPRETQDDVL; encoded by the exons ATGCCGATCCTTAAGAACCTCCCAGCTCGACTGAAGGGCAGCAAGTCAAGCACAGAGCTGGAGATCAATCACGGCAAGCTGATCCTACGCAAGATGAGCTTGGACCAAAACAACCCGTTCGACGAGAACGGCTCGGACGAGGACTGGGCCCCGAACAATGGCGGCTCGCTCCTGGACGGCGGGGCCCCCCGCGACCGCAACCCGTTCGACGACGAGGAGGACGAGAACGAGACGAACGAGGGGAGGCGAGGGGGTCTCGGGAAGGCGGGCTCCATCCGGGGCACGCTGGAGCGAATCCGAGGCGTGTCGCCGCTCAAGACCCTGGGCAAGCTGGGCAAGGGCCTTCGGATGTCCGGCAGGAGCAAAGGCAGCGGGACACCTTCTCCGCAAGGGTCCATCAGCTCACCCTCGCCCCTGGACAAGAAGAAGAAACGGCGTCGGAGCTCGGAAGGGAGCCTGTTGAG AATGGCCGGCAGGTGCAGAGAGAGCTTGCGTAAAGAGAGCCTGCCCAACGGAGACCTGTGCTCAGACGCAGACTCGGACGTGACCAGCCGAAGACTCTCCTTCCTGAAGATCGTGGGTAGAGGCAAACAGAAGAGGGAGTCCATGGTGGAACGTTCCGCATCGCCAGGTCCAGAAGAGGATTCGGTGGAGGAGGTGCCCGAGGTCAAACCCAGAGAGCCCCTCTCAG TGTTGGAGATCCTGCAGTTAGTGACCAAGCGAGACTTGTTCCTGGCTGACACCCACATCCTGGAGCTGGAGCAGGAGTGTAAGGAGGCGTCCTccacaccagcagggggcactgCCGTCGAGGATCTCACCAGCCCCAGCAGCaaggacagcagccggcgcaaAGCCAAGGACGTGGAGCTGTTGTACGAGGCCCTGCAGAAGGAGCTATGGGACGTGGTGCGGGAGTCCCTCCGCTCGCCCACCGCCGGGCCCAACCTGGGCCTCGTGGTTCTGGTGCTGCAGCAGGAGGAGCAAGCCGACTGGGACTGGGCCGTGAGCGAAGGCGGCGGCCAGGGAGGCCCGAGGCCTCGGGAGCTGAAGAAGCGCTGGAAGGAGGCGGTGGCCGAGGCGGCCGACGCCAACCTGCCCCAGCACACGGACGTTCAGTCGGGCGAGCTGGCCGCATACCTGAACAAGCTGCGCATCCGTATGGTGGAGGATCTGGGCGCGGCCCTCCGCAACGTGGTGTCGATGTACCCCGAGGAGTACAACGCCTTCCAGGTGTACGTGCACAGCTATCACCTGGCCGTGACCCAACGCCTCCAGGCCATCACTGACGGAGAGCTGCAGATTACCGATATCTACTCTCTCCTCGACTGGCTCTACAACATCTACAACAG GGATGTCCTTGAAACAGTATGCATAACCTCACCCATCAACCTCTCTCAGCTTGGCCCACTGCTGCCTGAGGAGACAGTGGACAAGCTGCAGCAGGATTGCCTCAACTCAGTGCGG TGGAACGTGACCAACAAGCTGTCTCAGGTGTTGGATGAAGAAGAGAAGAAATGGGTGGAGACCCTGCACATTGAGGAGTATCAGATCCCTCTGGCACGCACAGTCATCCAG AGGCTGCAGGAGGATCTGGACAGATCTACAGCAGTGAATCGTAATTTGGGCTTGCGAGTGGCTCAGTGCAGTCTTAACGGGCTGGCTGACTTCCTCTACTG CTTTCAAAGGAAGGTGGAAATGTTTCATGAAGGGTTTCTGAGTGAATTTGGGGGAAATGAAGATGGATATGTGGCTAAGACCATCGCACTGGCCAACTGCTCTCCGCCATTCAG GGACTTTGTAGCACGCTGTGCACAGTGTGATCCTGCTCTCAGTGAAGACTCCAGTCGGCGAGCGTGTACCTCTCTGGACAGGATTGTAAACCTGAGTGTTAGAGTACTGAGTGACAGACTGTTTGAGCACATCAGA CCCTACTTTGATAAGCTGGTGAAGAGAAAGTGGCTGAGCAGCACCGAGGCCTTCGAGCAGATCGTGGCCCACATCAGGGAGCACTTCAAGAGGTTCCGGAGGTTGGACAGCTCACCCTACCAG GTCCTGGTGGGAGAGGTCCATCGGCGGGTGATGACTGAGTATGTTCGTGCTATTATGAGGGGCAGAATCATCTGTACATCGCTtaaaatgaggaagaggatggcgGGTCGCCTCCGTGAGGAGGGCAACCATCTTAAAACACTCTTCAAAGGCTTG GAGTCTTCTGCCTCATGGTTGGACAGCGCCATTCCCCACATATCGGAAATCATTCTACTGGAGGATACACCCTCTATTCAGATAGAGGTTGGTGTCCTAGTTCGGGAATTCCCTGACGTACG GAAGAAGCACGTATCTGCTATCCTCAACATCCGAGGAATGACTCGGCAGATGGAGCGTCAGGAGATCCTGAACATCGTGAAGGACATCGAGAACTGCGACAGCCTGGGACGCCTGTCTCGAGACCGGGCGCTGTTTGCCGAGGTGCCCGTCACGTCCGAGGTGCACTGCCTGAACGTGGGCCTGAGCCGGGTGGCCCTCGCCGTCTCGTCCTGGTTCTCCGTCCTGCGCGGCCGCCGCAGCAGAACCCCGCCCCGTGAGACCCAGGACGATGTGCTGTAG